One window of uncultured Trichococcus sp. genomic DNA carries:
- a CDS encoding acyltransferase family protein: MTLQTRSVPLDGMRALAILAIIFYHLMPHVLPGGYLAVNIFFVLTGFFITSSVIMEYGQKEKLAYKRYLSRRFHRLFLPLLWMLISVTAYITLFQRDLLLNLRPWLFSSLGMYNNWWQISGGASYFEQFYVQSPFTHLWFLSVMSQFYVIWPLLVLLLLALFKDKRIILCTAIGLSLFSALAMALLYVPGEDASRVYYGTDTRLFSFMIGSAFAVVWPLAKLNEPVSKQIGRRLTLAGLMSYAILGVMFSSMLDSQIFTYRGGMYLNSVIICVAVALTAHPATGISKMMRFKPIQWVGRRSFLLYLWYYPVISLYQAKVVDTSVDPGRHILIQLAIILSLSELGYQLFEKERWMVPFVQSWRPSDAIARMKASRARGLAANLPEKLAAIVSLGLLLAALTGFAQAPSGENSGVQELREQIAASQTKMEQINRDESLRSRAINNIEGLERETVLFAHDADITFIGDSVLLSVADQLVTIFGQAVVDGAVSRQLYQTSVVIAALEKREQLHDTVVVFLGSNGTFTQTQMETFIKEIGTARNLFFLTTNVPRIWKDSVNEQLALAESNHSNVHILDWNAYSSGHNEWLLKDQVHPNPTGAQQLALFVAEEIYQELNDENGSN; encoded by the coding sequence GTGACATTACAGACACGCTCCGTCCCATTGGATGGGATGCGGGCGCTTGCGATTCTTGCCATCATTTTCTATCATTTGATGCCTCATGTTTTGCCGGGCGGGTACTTGGCTGTAAACATCTTTTTCGTCCTGACCGGTTTTTTCATCACATCGTCGGTGATTATGGAATACGGCCAGAAGGAAAAGTTGGCTTATAAGCGCTACTTGTCCCGAAGGTTCCACAGGTTGTTTCTTCCGTTGCTATGGATGCTGATATCGGTGACAGCCTATATCACTTTGTTCCAAAGGGATTTATTGCTGAATTTGCGGCCATGGCTCTTTTCGTCATTGGGGATGTACAACAATTGGTGGCAAATTTCCGGTGGCGCTTCTTATTTTGAACAGTTCTATGTGCAATCACCGTTCACGCATCTTTGGTTCCTTTCGGTCATGAGCCAATTCTATGTCATCTGGCCGTTGCTTGTCTTACTGCTGTTGGCATTGTTCAAAGATAAACGGATAATCCTCTGCACTGCGATCGGGCTTTCTTTGTTTTCTGCCCTTGCGATGGCCCTGCTTTATGTGCCAGGAGAGGACGCTTCGCGCGTCTATTATGGGACGGATACCCGCTTGTTTTCATTCATGATCGGCAGTGCATTTGCTGTTGTTTGGCCGTTAGCGAAACTGAATGAGCCGGTGTCGAAGCAAATCGGCCGAAGATTGACGCTCGCCGGCTTGATGAGCTACGCTATTCTCGGGGTGATGTTCAGCAGCATGCTGGACAGTCAGATATTCACTTACAGAGGCGGAATGTACCTCAACAGCGTCATCATCTGTGTGGCTGTTGCCTTGACGGCACATCCGGCCACGGGCATTTCAAAAATGATGCGGTTCAAACCGATCCAGTGGGTCGGAAGGCGGAGTTTCCTGCTTTATCTTTGGTACTATCCTGTCATTTCCCTTTATCAAGCAAAAGTAGTCGATACGAGCGTTGATCCCGGTCGCCATATTTTGATCCAACTGGCAATCATTCTTAGCCTTTCCGAACTGGGGTACCAGTTATTCGAAAAAGAGCGTTGGATGGTTCCGTTTGTTCAGTCTTGGCGACCTAGCGATGCGATTGCCCGAATGAAAGCTTCAAGAGCACGCGGCTTAGCCGCGAATTTGCCGGAAAAGCTCGCTGCAATCGTCAGTTTAGGCCTGTTGTTGGCCGCTCTGACAGGATTTGCGCAAGCGCCATCCGGCGAGAATTCCGGAGTGCAGGAATTGCGAGAGCAGATTGCAGCCAGCCAAACCAAGATGGAACAAATCAATCGGGATGAGTCTCTCCGCAGCAGGGCCATCAACAATATCGAAGGTCTGGAAAGAGAGACCGTGTTGTTTGCTCATGACGCGGATATTACCTTCATAGGCGACTCCGTGTTGCTCTCCGTCGCGGATCAACTGGTGACGATATTCGGTCAAGCGGTTGTGGATGGTGCCGTCAGCAGACAACTTTACCAAACCTCGGTTGTGATTGCTGCTTTGGAAAAACGGGAACAGCTGCATGACACGGTCGTGGTCTTCCTGGGTTCCAACGGGACTTTCACTCAGACGCAAATGGAAACATTCATCAAGGAAATCGGGACAGCCAGAAATCTGTTTTTCCTGACTACCAATGTACCGAGAATCTGGAAGGACAGCGTGAACGAGCAGTTGGCGCTCGCCGAAAGCAACCATTCCAATGTCCATATTCTGGATTGGAATGCATACAGCAGCGGGCACAACGAGTGGCTTCTGAAGGATCAAGTGCATCCGAATCCGACTGGAGCACAACAATTAGCCCTTTTTGTGGCAGAGGAA